TGTTGAATAATGAATTTGTAGCTCATGAATTTAAGTTTGAGGATTGCAAATGTTGTTTGAATTTATGAGATGGATGTATGAAATGGTTGAATGGAATTGCAAGTTGATGTTCATTAACATTTTTGCAGAAATAGTTTGCCATGTCGCGACGTTGAGCATATGCCATTGTCGTCGTGACAAGATTAGGCCACCATGCCATGACACAAAGTTGAGATGAGACCTAGTCAATATGTTGCATCATGACGAGGAACCCCCTAATGTCACGACGTCAAAATggacttttaaaaatattatagtttagTCCGAATTTAATCTCGGGTTAGCgttagagctttcataagcttatttAAGACCCAGAAACAATAATACattgtattgattgaaattaatcATATAATGGTATAATTTGTTTGTAGTTTGATTGTAGTTTCACTAGCAATGAATGTGACACTTTATAGTTTAAACCTAACGATTtggtcgggtatggggtgttacaacttatcATTAGCATTTTCAATCTTTTTGaagtcaagtaaatatttaaacataatttttaaaaaaatatttaaacataaaatatatatattttatattacgttattacatttttacccttttaataatttatatatgaaatgataaaatgatatttttatatagtgGAGCGGGCTGAGGCAGGGataaaatatttatacatttttaccATTCCATACCCactattcaaaagaaaaaaagaatccaTCCCACCTCGCCCCGCATACACTTTTCAAACAAAAAGATTCACTCCATTCGGAGTGGATCGGTTCGAAATTCATTAAGCGGTTCGAGTTTTGCCATCCCTATGAAAGACAAGCTCCACCAACACAAAAAAGGCCTCAATCTTAACATCAAATGAACATTATGACACATTGACAATTGGCTCTGTCACAACTGAAGTATGACATATttggagtgattgcaagcacttacACTAAGGAAATTCGCCTTGGATGGTCCAAAGCGGCTagccaaaaaaaaagaagaactaAGCATCCACCAAATTGAAGAGGACGATGACAAAACCATCGCTAAAATtacttgcaaaagcaagactacatGCATAGGTAAGACTAAAATATGTGCAATAAGAGTAGACATGTAAaaccctaattttgggcctagtcagaacagtggtttcaagaccacaaatttgacgatgaaaattttattttttattatatttttatgatctacgatttcatggaataatttcataaaaatttcgtttgaaaattttgacgttcgggcacttaatttagtcaaaaggactaaatagtaaaaagtgcaaaagttgagttctacatactagaggtgtctaatttttatgaaattttaaattgagggtccttaaatggtaattagaccattggttaattgctggacaaaaatagacatgaaatgggtgtaagaaaatatttttaagttaggggtattttggtaaactaataattaaaagaattaaaaagggaaataagccaaattagctattgtcttcttcattcaaccgtttctaccagcagcagccatggttaaggtttgttcaaactcccaagctcgattgtaagtgctccctagccccgtttttaaagttctttacatttttgaaattccggtaacttggttaagcttattttagcaataatttagcctagggtttatatttggaaaaatacccataggtgaaatgtgtttattttgatgttttatggtagaatatgaagcttgaaattgtgttaaacaacttttactaagcgattttacgtgaaaacgagtaaaacgacataatcagtaaaaatacctaatgttcataagtacatgttagagtgaaaatttgatgttgctatagaaggaaaaaaatgatcagcatgtcataaaacataaggaaataggatgaagtttaatttacgagtctaggggaaaaatgtaattttgacaaagtttaggggcaaaattgtaatttttccaaaatatgattttgggttaatttgaatatgtgagtcctaattagactatatttgaaatgatagagcaaggaaaaatcgaaattcgggctaaaatcggaaaatatcaggttgtggacaaaatggtaaaaatggccatttttgcatacgaggtaagttcatatgatttttaataatgcaatgtgtaactTAATGTTAtttccttgatattaaatgagatgtaagttcatgtgtaaatgttggtaacataattgtcattttaagtaatttaatgttatttatatgatatgataattattattatgaaatattatgctttgtggttattgttgagtaatatgcaaaattatgtgaattacttgataaatatgaaatgctaccaaaTATCGGTTCTAACATTCCGTGGAAGAagacaaagatgtgtgatcgacgaaaatcccatttgaaccttaggaatagattaggatacaagtgacatgtcacaaggatatttgagttccgaactcgttgagttgagtccgagttcgtgagatgtaactaggtatTTGAACttgttgagtccgagttcacttataaatgcgaacgcccgagctcgttgagttgagtccgagttcacttatgggtgggttacatggtagcttggctacacatatattccgcaggctattgagtttgtctagctgtgggcatggcacttatgtgcatgcattccATGTATTCGattatattccaagtgttcaatgggtaatttggTGAAGTATTCGTTGATGATCCCAATGAGATAAGCCATTAGTGAGTATgtctttgagttatgttacaagttgtacaggtatgtacactaaacttatgtgtgatgccttgacatgtgatgatctatAATGTAcatagtatttggtgaatattatgaaaatgacatgatttggaataagtccttgatacttgatgacattgagattatggatttatgcttatgaagcataattatgtgttcttaccattatgaatgaaatgatattgtatggatttggtgaataatagtaatgaatgagtaaatttagccttggcagttttgggttactacAGTGGtgcaaatttgaaaattcaccataaattgtggaaattgaattaggagctgaataaaatatgagtttaaagcccaattagtctagtttcacatagaagaaacgatatatGCAAACGGTATGTGCAAcggtattatgagatatttaaattgttgtgagacagagtctgaatgactttgtgatcccctgttccaatttgagaaaatcattaaaaattgtataaaaataattatgggttgtaatttatatttttaaaatccttaatgagtctgttctctagaaagatagatgagagcattatcagaattctgtactatgagaaaaataatttttagtgaagagaggtcagaactattggacagcaaaacaggggaaactttaatgaataaactgtactaattggctaaaccaaaaattctggaaattttatgggagaaaggtatacgagtctagtttcaaggaaaattaacgaaacttaatttggagtctcgtagctccagatataaatgaattagtaactGTAATTTGGTAAAACAACTTAACctgaacaagagtaaattgtacgattatgatgttttacctaaaaaaaaacatgtgggtaattgcttattaacttcatatggacttactaagcgtaaagcttacccctcctctctacttcttcagttttggctggtcggctcggggttggagattgtcggaggcaaaatcacactatcaagctatcatttttgggagaattaattcaaatattagaaatatcaagtgagtggcatgtataggaagttggtttgtgatatgtattattattatgactttgaccatacgtatcggtctgcattgagtcatcgtatatgatcatgagatgtggtctttatccattatggtttgtaagtttaattaatcatgccatgtcctatgttttgatgtgatgatatagttagctttgtttattatgcatgattggtaatacatcaggtaagttaaatacAGGCCAGtcgatcatgaattaaatggacaTGAGTAATATtaccttgaatatggatgtttaatggacaaattggtaactacattatgatggtataagaTGAGAATAAGATTTAACATGTCCAGTTCTAGTTagtgtaagaatgtatattatatacaggatggtaagcaaatatgtttaaagtgaatgacatgttattgcatgattatggatgtgtaagtacTCATTTATGCCACATTATATGTCTTTAattatgagtctatgcatgtgttcgaaaagttttgaattaaatgaaattttatggcccgatttttgtctatgtgtatggttaagtctggtaatgcctcgtaccctgttttggccttggatatgggtaaggggtgttacaaggcaaaaacttctaaaagtaaaagacttattaaacaatggaaaacaaacatataaaacttaaagaCAACAAAAGTCCAAATTGACttgtaaaataaaaacaaattaaaaagctGATAAAAAGAGGCACCCACTTTCCAAGATAAACTGTTTGAGGCCAATGGAGTTTCAACGACGACAAACACCGTAATCTATCCATAATAACTTGTAAAGATAATAAATATACCCACAAGCTAGATCTACAAACTGAAAATAGAAAAGATATATGGAGTGAATGgggagaataaataaaaattggtgGGAGAGAAAGAAAGGAGGTAGCCAACTTGGAAGTTGACACTTACCATGCTTGgacaaaacaaaatagaaaaagcaaATGACTTGgagaaaaaataaatcaaaatttacatCCAAAGGAATTAAGCGAAAGTAATTCTAaagatgaatttaattttttgataattatttaaaaaacaatttcTCCCGTAAAAAAACTattgtaaattaaatattatggATTAATTTACATAAAGATAAAAAGTAAGAGCACATTAGTGtgcaaattaaaatattaagaacttaaaaacacaaaaatttacaaaaattaaatagcaaAATTAAGGGGCTATTTAGGAATTAACCCTCCCTTTATTATAAGCAAAACCCACAAACGGCAGTATACTATCTAAGAGATATTTATatagtattttatttaattttgaaggtCCTTCTCTATCTCTGTCAAAGCTAAAAAATAACTAAGAGAAAATAGCTATTGTTAACCTAGCGATTCCTCTCTCACGCTCTCTGTGCAAAATCGTTCCTCTCTTCAGACCCTTTTCTCTCATCGACCCATTTGATCTCTCTCTCCCTCTGCCTTTACCTTTTTTTCAGAATCTTAAACGCCGCCGTATCTCCGCCGCGATCTCTGCTTTTTATATTCTCTCGATGGCTGACGGAAAATTAGATCTACCTGATGATCTCCTCTCCTCCAAAACCAGCTTCGACCACTCCTCTCTCAAAGGTATTCTACATTCTCTTTTCCCTTTCCTTTTTACGATCAAATATTTGTCTCATTGTTTCCTCTAATTTTATCTTATTGCATGCTGATTGTATTGCTTtccatttcaattcaatctctTCGTTTTCCCCTATTATTCTATTCTTTTTTCTTCCGGaatatttcattttttgaaatttactagtttggtttaatttattaaatctaGATTTTTCAGATTTCGTtcatggtttatttatttttgcccCTAAGATCTCGTTCGATTTTGTTGAAACCTTCTATTTCTTTTTGCTGTGTTGTTATAAGAGAttataattagaaaaaaaaaggaagtgcACAATTGTTTCTATGTGAAATTATATTAAGCTTAAACCTTCGATTTAGATGCACCAGACAATggatattacttttatgaaagaagaaAAGATTACTTTAGTTGCTTATCTTAATTATTGCAAAATATAAACTGCAACGTTGAAGTTGATATGGTACTGTAGTATGTCTTCTTCTTATTATTTCGACAGATTGAATTCAATGAAAGGATCACCTATTTCAATTAGGAAAATTGGCAGTTCGTTCTCAAATAATTTGATACTTTAGGACTCCATAGAGACAGGCTGAGGTTATGATTTCTGCCAAATTAGCCTATGTATTAATGATCTCAGATATTGTTAGTTTTAGGTGAAGCGTGGGATGGGAACTTGGAGGACAAAGGACACGTGGGGTTACTTGAGGGCACCAAAGGTAATGCTATTTGTCGTATGTTGATGTTTTTGCATTTTAAAAGCCTAAGTTCTCTTTTATTGTAAAATCTTACCCTTTTTTTCCCTAGCAGATCAAGCAATTTCAGAGAGCAATATACCTTTGTCTCCACAGTGGCTTTACTCTAAACCATCTGATTCTAAGGTGTTAGCTACTGGAACATCTGGGGTATGGAACtctattttcttttgttaataTGGTACTTAGTTCATTTCCATATGAGGGTTTAATGTGTTGATCTCTAGTTTTATTTAGCTTTATGTAGCAAAAGTTTGGGTAAAAAGTATATCTGATCACGTAAAACTTAGTTAGACTAGCATCTATCACTGAATGCTGATCACAAATTTATATTTGACTTTTACCTTATGACAAATTCTCATTTTGGTTTCTATCCTTTCTGTGGTATAATTTACTACTCTGACAGGATATAAGAGCCACAAATTCGTTGTCCCATAGAACCTCTGGTGATTCCAATCTGAAAGATAGTTGGCGTCTGGATGGGTCTCAAGACAAGAAAGACCGGAGGAAGACTGCAGTTGATCTTGAAAGCAGTCGCCGTTGGCGTGAAGAGGAGAGAGAAACAAGCTTACTTGGCCGAAGGGATCGCAGAAAAGAAGACCGTCGGGCAGATATTTCATCGATGAGGGATGTTTCTGAAAACAAGCTTACTTCTTCAGAGAGATGGAATGATATTAATAGTCGTAGTTCAGGACATGAATCTCGAAGAGACAACAAGTGGTCTTCAAGATGGGGTCCCGAAGACAAAGAAAAGGATTCTCGAACTGAGAAGAGGACAGAAGCTGAGAAGGAAGAAGCCCTTACTGACAAACAAGCTTTTGTAAGTGGGGGACGCATAGCTTCTGACCGTGAGAATGATTCTCATGATAAGTGGAGACCACGACATCGTTTGGAAATTCATGCAGGTGGGGCTGCTTCTCATCACAGTGCTCCAGGTTTTGGTTTAGAGAGGGGACGAGTGGAGGGATCAACTGTGCGGTTTGCAGCAGGACGAGGTAGATCAAATGCTAATGTAAGCCTACAAATTGGGAGGCCAAAATCTGCTTCTGTCATTGGATCTCGTCCTCTGGACAAAAACAAATCATTTAACACATATTGCTACCCTAGAGGAAAACTGCTTGATATTTACCGCAAGCAAAAGACTGCTCCAAATTTTCTCACTGTACCTGATGAGATGGATCATTTATCACCACTAACTCAGAAAGAAACTGTTGAGCCTGTAGCTTTTGTTCCTCCTGATGCAGAGGAAGAGGTATCAAGCTTATAATCTGATTTATGGAATAAAAGTCTACTCATCTTTATCCTTCTATGTGGtttcatttaattttcttgcttGATTCTTGCAGGCTCTCCTTGGAGATATATGGAAGGGAAAAACTACAAGCAGTGGAGTGTCGTACAACACAGCTAGAGACACAAGTAAGGGTCAAATGCTGATTTTTAGTGTGTTGCCCAGTAAATAACTAGATATGATTGAGattcttattttttgtttctttttggtcCTAACCTGGAACTTATTGATGTGATTCCAGGTGGAGGGAAACAAAGTTCTACACTTAACATGGAGGATAGTGTTGAATCAGGTGAGAATGCTGCTGTAAACAATATTTATCAAGGGAATTATGCTGGGACATATTATGCCTTAGATTCACAGATGATTGTGACCGAGGGTAGGAAACTATCATTTTTAGTTGTTGACTGTCCATTGAGAATATACTCTTGATTTGTTCTGCTTGTCCTTTCAGAAATAAATAGTACAAAAGAAGGTGGGCAGAGACGTGTTTTACCATCTGACACAGGTGTGACCCATGCTTTGATATCAGATAGGGAAATTGATGGCTCCATAAATGATGCTGATGAAATAAAATCTATTGATAAAGGACAAGTCTCTGATTTGAAAATGCAAAAGCTACCTAGGTTGGAGGATAAGGAATCATCCATTCATTTTGGAGAGGGTGGCGAGCTTCCTGAAGACTCAGGTTCTCTATTTGATTTTTCATCACTACAGGCTACCCTAAGCCATAACCAGATAGATATTAAGGGAAATTATGAGGCACATTCACTGGAAAGTGTTATCCCTCCTGAGGATTTGATTTTGTGCTATCTTGATCCTCAAGGGGTAATTCAGGGACCATATCTGGGAATTGACATAATTTCATGGTTTGAGCAAGGTTATTTTGGTACAGACTTGCCTGTTCGATTGGCAGATGCTCAGGATGGATCTCCTTTCCAAGAACTTGGCGATGTCATGCCGCACCTAAGCATGAATTCTGGTTCTGCATCCAGTGGTAGTGCAGTTATGAGAATGCAATTACCTGATTCTTTTGAAGGTAGCTTGGGTGAGACCATATCTACTTCTGCTTCTGCTCTTGAATTTAAGGGGTCTGACATTGGATGTGATCATAAGCAGTCTTTGTCTGCTGTTGAGACTTCTGGAACTGATTTTCAGTTAAGACGACTTACTCAAAGTTATCCTTCTGAGTATCAGTCTTCTGAAGATCAAAGCCTCCATGAATTTGTTGCTGCTCAAGAAGAGGGTAAGTTTAATAGGTTGGACCTATTATTGATTTTGTTATTTATTGTGTTTGTTAATAATGCCTTCCTTTCCTCTTGTGTGCTACAGAAATTATTTTTCATGGAAGGCCCACAAGTGCGGGGGTTGATCCTTCTAAAATTTCTGGTGAAGTTCAAGGTTCTTTTGGCAATCCTGCAAGCCATTTGTCCATTACAGATGAGTTTTCAAAAACCAATATACCTTCTCATCGAGATGACGAGCTGCATCCCTTTGGTTTGTTGATGTCTGAGTTGAGGAGCCCATCTGGTTTGAAGTGTTCTCAATCATCTAATATAGCTTCCAGCATCGGTGATAGGGGGCAGTTTTTAGATCCTTTGCTTGATACAGAGACAAACTTTAGTGATCACAGCGTTGTTCGTAGAGTCCCTGAACAGACTTCTTTTCCTGAGGCTTGGCCTGATGATTATAGAAGAAATGCTTTGTCTAACCCTAACATTCGTCTAGGAACTACTGGTGGTTGGCCCTCATCTCACAAGGAGCACGAAGACAATAGTTTTGGCCTTTTACGTCAGCTAATATCACAAAAGCTGCCCAATGAACCACTTCAAGAGGAAAATCATTTCTCTCATCCCTTTCCATATTCAGCTGGATTTGATGTGGAGCATGTCCAGGGTTTCGATCTTATGCTGAGCAAAAATCTCAACCGCCAGAGATCAATCCATCATTCAGATCCTCATATGGAACACCTTTTGGAACTTCAGTTTCAACAGCAGCGGCAGTTGGAACTTCAGCGACAGCAGCAGCAGCTGGAACTTCAGAGGCAGCAGCAGCTGGAACTTCAGCGGCAACAGCAGCAACTGGAACTACAGCGACAGCAGCAGCAGCTAGAGTTACAGCGGCAGCAGCAGCAGCTAGAGTTACAGCGGCAGCAGCAGTTGGAACTACAGctacagcagcagcagcagcagcagcagcagcagttgGAACTTCAGCGGCAGCAGCAGCTTCGTCACCACCAAATTAAATTGTTACAGGAGCAGCAGCAACATCTACAGCTGCCACATTCTCAAGCTCAGCAATTGCTTCTTGATCAATTGCTGCAGCATCAGATCCCTGATCCTGGTTATGGTCAGCAAATATTTGATGCTGCTAGAGACAACATAATCGATCAGGTTCAGTTACGAAGGCATCTCCTTGCTGAATTGCAACAGAATTCTCATGCTTCAAGGCACCTGGATTCATCGCTGGAGCAGATCATCCAAGCGAAGATTAACCAGGGTGCACTCCAAGGGCAGCATGCTGAGTTTTTGGATTTCATGTCACAGGCAAAGTATGGCAATATGCTTCCTTCAGAGCATCAGCTTCGTCTTAAACAAGAACACTTGCAAGCGCAGCAATTATCTATGGCACTTAGGCAACAATTAGGAATGGAGGGGAATAGAAGACTTGCCGGTTCATTGTCTGTAGATGACGTTGGTCAGTTTGTTGGGAATCCTGGCAGTCATCATCAGGCTCAATCTGTAGGGTTGAATACTTCAGGTCTTTACCGGCAGAGGCTATCATCTCTTGAAGAGCATATCTGCAATCTTAAGCAGAATCATGCTTTGGAGGACCTACCAGAGCGAGGGATTTTTGACCCCAACTCTACAGCATTTGGCAGGTTGACTCTTCCTGTAGCTGCTCCTGGAATGAAAGTAGACAATGCAAATTCTCTAGATCTAGCAGAACATCTTTATATGCACTCCAACAACCAACTGGATCCATTTTCTTCAGGTAACCACTCTCTTAACCAGCAAGTTTTAAGCAATGTATACGCTTCTCATCCTGGTGCAATGGAGAGCTTCCATGCAAGGAAAAATGGGCAGCTAGAAAATAGTTGGACTGCAAAAGAGATACCACAATTAAATCTTGAAGCAGAACTGCAAAGAAGGGAGTCTGAAGTTGATTCAAGTGCTTGGGCATCAGCTGGAGGGGTTAATGAAAACTCTAAGAAGGCTTTAATGGACCTTCTTTACCAAAAACTTGGTATTCAATCTATGCAATCATCAGAAATCGATCGTCAGAATTCTACTTCATCTTCCAGAGGGCGGGAAACCTTTTGGCCTGTTTCTGGGCCACAAACTTCCAATTTTCCTTTTAATCATTTTCCAAATCAGGAAGTTCATGTGAACAACTTGTTTCCGGAAGGCCATCAAAATTCTAATTCAAGTGCCTTGTTGCAAGGTCATTTGTTTGGAGTTGCTTCAAGTGCATCTGCCAACCACATGGTTAACTGTGAAAGATTGCCTCTTAAAGCCAATTCTGGCTCATTTGCAGAAGAGCAGTCATTCTTGTTGGGCATTGAAGATCCTTCTCGTAGTTGCTATGCAGATGCTAGCTTGATGGGAAAATCAGCTGTGGATAAAGAAATAGCAGAACTGGAAGGAAAAGACAAAGAAAATGGAATGAAAGGCATGAGTACAAGGAATGGTTCTGTGTCAGGGTCTGAGGACAATGTATTAGAGCAAGTAGAGACAACCTTGGACTGTGGTGACCTACCAAGTGGCATCCATAGCCGGCATAGTTCTCTTGGAATCGGTAATCTTCCCAACTATTTTTTTATTCCTGTTTCAACTTAGGTAAATGTCTGTTTCTTAGATGAATTAAATCTTAAATGTGAAATGGTGCAGATGGAAGCGGCAGGTTGTATGGGTATGAAATTGGAGTAGATAAGTCGGCTGGAGAAGATGTTTCTAATGATAGGTGTGGTTCTTTTACTAAATGGTTTATATAAGAGGCTACTATTTAATGTCCATTATCATGACTAAATTTGCTGCTACGACAATGGGTAGGAGTCAATATTGGATATTTTGTGTTGATTTTGTTGTGTTCTTAGTTTGATAATTTACACTTCTACGATACATCTCCCTATTAGCATTTGACTCGGCTATTTTGAACTTTATTTGCAAAGCTTTATAAAGATCCTCTTGTTATTGATAGGTTACCTTCAATGCTGCCAAATGGGCTTGACAAAGTTCCACAGAAATGCCCACCCGTGCCACAGGTTTCTTCATCCCAGGATGTCTTTTCTGATCAAAGCTCACTGTCATTTGTCAAGCAGAATAATTCTGCAAGCCTTGCAACTTCTGATGGTACGATTTTATATCTCTTTCTCTCGTTATACAAAAGATGGAATGACATTTTCTTCACTTGTATTCACTGGATCTTGTGTTTGATTTATTCAGAAGGAAAACAGGGGACGATGGCAAATCTAGGAACGATGAGGAGTGTAGAAACTCAGGCATCTAGCAAGAAAGACCTCCGTTTTAGGAGGACCTCATCTTGCAATGATGCTGCAGTGTCTGAAGCATCATTCATTGAGATTCTAAAGAAGCCGGTTCTTCGTGGGATTGAGGCAGCTAACAGCACTTCTTTGGAACCATCTGATGGTGCAACACAAGCTGGACGAAGTggcaagaagaaagggaaaaaggGAAGACAGATTGATCCTGCTCTACTGGGTTTCAAAGTCACCAGCAACCGTATAATGATGGGTGAGATCCAACGCCTTGATGATTGACAGCCTCCACTTACTATGTACATTCCATGTAAATCCTCTAACCTTTCTTTTGTAGTTAAATTGTTGTACAGCATATTTGAGTAGCATAGgcaattgattaaatttttttttctgaaaaagaaTTAGTTTTTGTTCGAAGAAGCAACATGTGTGATCACTTTTTGTTTCTGTAAGAATTAGGCTCACGATGCCTAAATAATGTCCAGTTGCATTATGGAATTAGCTTTGTTATTGGGGGCGTAAATGAGATGTACTTACAAGCTAAGCTATTGAATTCTActttatagaagtttaaatttgatttggtTATTTTCTAAGTTAATCTTGAGTAAGCTGAGTTCGAGAATACTCGATTAGGGTATGTGCGTAATTGACCAAAAACATTTGTATATGAGCAAATCATGGAAGGAAAGCTTAAGTGGGTAgagtttaaataatttaattttatttcttgttgattCCGGTTATAAACCAAGCTTAAGCTTGAACTAGAGTCTTAgctatttttatctattttttgacCCAAATTGTTCGATAGTGTCATTGGGGTCCTAACGTGTGTTTAAGTGATGTAAGAATGTGCCGGAGGCCAAAAACGAGCGAGAACGGCTCCTAGGGcaagggtatcgcgatatccaaccCTTGGAATTGTATTACCTTCGACAGTATAGAAGACCAAAGATCCCATTAGTGGTATCGTGACATTCTttttgggtatcgcgatatccacctGCCAAGGAAGACCCAAAGTTTCAATATTGCCTAAGATATTGCAATATCCTTTTCGTGGTAATGATGATATCACCTTCGTTAGGGGACAACCTTAGACAAAAAGGGCAGCCCTTGTTTACCCGGCCCACCAGTCACATAAGGCTTGTGTAAGGGCCTTTTTGGCAACGAAAAGTCGTTAGAATACACttcaaaacaatcaaaatttgCCGAGGAGAGAGACACACATTAGCTTaattttaggtttagttttctttagttttttttttacttttttagggtttttatttttctcttctaccTTATATtagagttgattttttttttgcatttacttcttgttcttgttgttcttagtgttaggtaagttagttattactgtagctaaggtttatttacatttctAGTCCTCGTACCTTGCTTTTAAGACTctttaagctttagtttaatgtatttcagtttaATTTACTTTAAATCTGTTAAAACTTGTTTCTTTTTATGTTTCTTactttagattttcttgttaaattcttttggtttcatgctatttaagttttcttgcataaaaatctcaacttttatgTTTTTCTCAAGCTTTACTTTCATGTCTGCCTAG
This window of the Gossypium hirsutum isolate 1008001.06 chromosome A09, Gossypium_hirsutum_v2.1, whole genome shotgun sequence genome carries:
- the LOC107888835 gene encoding protein ESSENTIAL FOR POTEXVIRUS ACCUMULATION 1 isoform X5 — protein: MADGKLDLPDDLLSSKTSFDHSSLKVLGEAWDGNLEDKGHVGLLEGTKDQAISESNIPLSPQWLYSKPSDSKVLATGTSGDIRATNSLSHRTSGDSNLKDSWRLDGSQDKKDRRKTAVDLESSRRWREEERETSLLGRRDRRKEDRRADISSMRDVSENKLTSSERWNDINSRSSGHESRRDNKWSSRWGPEDKEKDSRTEKRTEAEKEEALTDKQAFVSGGRIASDRENDSHDKWRPRHRLEIHAGGAASHHSAPGFGLERGRVEGSTVRFAAGRGRSNANVSLQIGRPKSASVIGSRPLDKNKSFNTYCYPRGKLLDIYRKQKTAPNFLTVPDEMDHLSPLTQKETVEPVAFVPPDAEEEALLGDIWKGKTTSSGVSYNTARDTSGGKQSSTLNMEDSVESGENAAVNNIYQGNYAGTYYALDSQMIVTEEINSTKEGGQRRVLPSDTGVTHALISDREIDGSINDADEIKSIDKGQVSDLKMQKLPRLEDKESSIHFGEGGELPEDSGSLFDFSSLQATLSHNQIDIKGNYEAHSLESVIPPEDLILCYLDPQGVIQGPYLGIDIISWFEQGYFGTDLPVRLADAQDGSPFQELGDVMPHLSMNSGSASSGSAVMRMQLPDSFEGSLGETISTSASALEFKGSDIGCDHKQSLSAVETSGTDFQLRRLTQSYPSEYQSSEDQSLHEFVAAQEEEIIFHGRPTSAGVDPSKISGEVQGSFGNPASHLSITDEFSKTNIPSHRDDELHPFGLLMSELRSPSGLKCSQSSNIASSIGDRGQFLDPLLDTETNFSDHSVVRRVPEQTSFPEAWPDDYRRNALSNPNIRLGTTGGWPSSHKEHEDNSFGLLRQLISQKLPNEPLQEENHFSHPFPYSAGFDVEHVQGFDLMLSKNLNRQRSIHHSDPHMEHLLELQFQQQRQLELQRQQQQLELQRQQQLELQRQQQQLELQRQQQQLELQRQQQQLELQRQQQLELQLQQQQQQQQQQLELQRQQQLRHHQIKLLQEQQQHLQLPHSQAQQLLLDQLLQHQIPDPGYGQQIFDAARDNIIDQVQLRRHLLAELQQNSHASRHLDSSLEQIIQAKINQGALQGQHAEFLDFMSQAKYGNMLPSEHQLRLKQEHLQAQQLSMALRQQLGMEGNRRLAGSLSVDDVGQFVGNPGSHHQAQSVGLNTSGLYRQRLSSLEEHICNLKQNHALEDLPERGIFDPNSTAFGRLTLPVAAPGMKVDNANSLDLAEHLYMHSNNQLDPFSSGNHSLNQQVLSNVYASHPGAMESFHARKNGQLENSWTAKEIPQLNLEAELQRRESEVDSSAWASAGGVNENSKKALMDLLYQKLGIQSMQSSEIDRQNSTSSSRGRETFWPVSGPQTSNFPFNHFPNQEVHVNNLFPEGHQNSNSSALLQGHLFGVASSASANHMVNCERLPLKANSGSFAEEQSFLLGIEDPSRSCYADASLMGKSAVDKEIAELEGKDKENGMKGMSTRNGSVSGSEDNVLEQVETTLDCGDLPSGIHSRHSSLGIGYLQCCQMGLTKFHRNAHPCHRFLHPRMSFLIKAHCHLSSRIILQALQLLMKENRGRWQI